A segment of the Solanum lycopersicum chromosome 9, SLM_r2.1 genome:
ccaagatGCGGaatgagattttctagatgccggaccaaggatttagaaatgcataacttatcactttgcatgcaagatactaggaaagaattgttatagttagaattatcaagttatgaacctgtggggaacacgtacaccctagttactttgattaatttattaaaactcaaaattaaaagctgttaagtgtctctgtcaagttcgttagttatttttacttattaggaaatacaaaccccccttttatgcttttactttctaaggaagtcatcaaccgaacaatagtaataacaagttgaagttaagtctagactattttcctcgtgggaacgatcccaacctcactagttgggttatttacttgacgcgaccgctttacttctcatttgagaagtaagtttgagcgtatcaccaTCTATCAaaggatgaaaagcggtgctaagattcacttgagtacctaaaCCTTTTTGGAAAGTTTTCAAAAACTGAGAAGTGAATTGGACACCTTTATCCTAAATGATGAACAAAGAAAtcccatgaagactcacaaACTCATTAATGTAGCTTCTTGCATACTCTTTGGCTATATAAGTAGACTTAACGGGGATAAAGTGGGGaaatttggtcaacctatccacaatacCCATATTGAATCATTTGCCTTATGTTTTGAGGcaacccaacaacaaagtccatattgatgtcttcctaCATCCAAGTAGGAACATCTATGATTTGGGTTAAAACACACGGTTTTAGATGCTCGACTTTAACTTATTGGCAATTTGAACACTTAGAAACAAATTCCGCTATATCCCTTTTtaaaccatcccaccaatagacctcCCTAacgtcatgatacattttggtggtaCCCGGATATATAGAATAACGGGTAAAATTGGATTTCTCAAATCCTTAACATCCGGTACACaaaatctcccttggtacctatGAACACCATCCCCCTTTGGGAGAATGAATCATTGAGCTTACAAAgtaccgattccttcaactcactgaatagaggatcaagatatttcttatatatcacctcaaccactaatgAGACTCAGAATTATGATGGACCATGAGACCACCATTTGGAGTATCCTCTAATCGCACACCCAAAcaagccaacctatgaacatctttcactagttctttcttatcttcttccacatgagacacactCCTCGTAGTTATATGAATcaaagcatccgcaaccacattggcctttccCGGGGTGGTAaaaacactcatgtcgtaatctttcaaaaCTTCTAACTATCTTCTCTGtcgaagattcaactccttttgtgtaaacacacattgaagacttttatggtcagtaaacacataaacatgaacaccatacaagtaatgtctccatatttttaaggtaaaaaCTACGGCCTCTATcgcaaggtcatgagttggataattcttctcatgaactttgagttgcctagaggcataagctatcacctttccatgttgcatgaggacacatcctaagcccactcgggatgcataaCCATACCCCACAAAgccttcattaccctcgataaagtcaacaccggagcggGGGTAAGCTTAattttcaactcttgaaaacctttttcACAAGCTttcgaccactcaaacttcacctttTTTAGAGTCAAAGCTTTCAAAGGAGAAGGAATAGATGTAAATCCATCAACAAACATTCTATAGTACCTAGCTAGACGCAAGCTTCTTATGTCGGtgggagtcaatggtctagacCGATTTCTACC
Coding sequences within it:
- the LOC138338598 gene encoding uncharacterized mitochondrial protein AtMg00860-like yields the protein MPIAIGGASGRDKLGIRSRGDEHKKYNHEKSGRRDCECESYSPRKLSSSSRGVKVDPKKMDVGRNRSRPLTPTDIRSLRLARYYRMFVDGFTSIPSPLKALTLKKVKFEWSKACEKGFQELKIKLTPAPVLTLSRVMKALWGMVMHPEWA